From the genome of Chionomys nivalis chromosome 9, mChiNiv1.1, whole genome shotgun sequence:
CCAATCTGTGCAGGCACATAGAATatacctctaaccccagcaccaaagagggagaggaaagaggatcagggagaggaaagaggatcagggagttcaaggccagcctgggctataggagTGATTTGGGGGCAATGACAGAGCATGCTGCCCTGGCTCAGATGAGAGTGGAGGAGCACTGGGGCAGACACTGCACGTGGCCAGCTCCTGACTCTCCCCTTGATTTCCCCGCTCTGTTCACTGAACTCAACAGGCAGCTGACTTCCTCACCTGCACACCATCCCAGTTTCCTCCTTAGTCCAAGAGGCAAACACAGTTTCTTTAAACTCAAAAAAAGCTCAAGTTTGCCTCCTTGAATCCAAGCCACCAACTCCATTTCAGCTCTCCAAGTTCAACATACCCCTGCCTTAACTAAGCTTGGTCACCCTACTTTCAGGCCTTTCAGAGGTCACCTTTCACTTTGGAACCTGGAAGACCATCCTTAGCTGGAGCtggcctccccccccccttttttttttttttttggtttttcgagacagggtttctctgtggctatggagcctgtcctggaactagctcttgtagaccaggctggtctcgaactcacagagatccgcctacctctgcctcccaagtgctgggattaaaggcgtgcgccaccaccgcccggcccccctttttttttaaatatttattatgtatacaatattctgtctgtatgtatacctgcaggccagaagagggcaccagaccccattacagatggttgtgagccaccatgtggttgctgggaattgaactcaggacctttggaagagcaggcagtgctcttaacctctgagccatctctccagctctggcctCCCCTTCTTGAGCTGATTGCAGACCCCTGGTAGGTGCTGGGATGGTCAAGTCTGGAGCCAATAGCTGTGACCCTAGCTAGATCAGGAGGCAGAACTTGCTTTCTCACTTCCCTTCTGACTGTCTATGAATAAGAGCACCCAATCTTGAATAGGGCCAAGAGCTTGCATCACCTCTACCAATTTATGACAGCACCACACTTACCTTGACAGCTTCTGAGCTGGTGACATGGCTtaatggtagaacacttgcctataATAGGTAAGGCAGGGTTCAACCACCAggacaacaaagaaataaaaacaaaacatccagagctgggcatggtggctcagtgCAACCCTGACACTTGGAaggtgaagcaggaagatcaaaaattcaaaatcacCCCTGGCTACAagatgagtttgaagccagcataaCCTACTCGAGactctttgttgttgttaagcgattttttaaaaaaaacattaaccacagagaaaccctgtctcaaaaaaaatcaaaaaaaaaaaagaaaacattaagataTATGCTGAAGAACTTAAGAGGGAAAAGGTCATAGTATCTGTAACTTCCTAAATGGCTCATCAAaaccatacatatatatatagaacaCAGTTAAGCACATTTTAGCAAACTGCTGTGAGGTGAAGGCTAAGACTTCATTGTACAATCTAGTAATTTTCTGCATGTCTGATTTTTTACCTACTCAAAGAAAAGGTAATTCTTACCACAGACTTGGTATCCGTGCTGTGTGACAGTTTGCAGTGTTCCACAAGTCCTTCCTGATCAAAGTTCTTCTCAGGACAGTACGGACAAGGAAAGGTGTACCGGTTTGGGATATTTCTGGGAGGTGAGATACAAAAGAGCACCCTGAGAACCATTCCACACCATCTCAACCATTGCCCACTCCAATGACCCTGTTTGAGTGGAAGTTCCACCTcagttccccctcctccctctccaaaccctgccctcAGAAAGCCTGCCACAGGTGGCTCCTCCCgctgagatgctcaagaccatgcccacagggtatttaagaagcagtcctgttCTCCCCTAACCCTCCCCACCCACCCTTCCCATAcactgggagttgctttgctcaaattaAACTTGGTTTTATTAGTTCGGCGTGATATGATTTATTGCATCAGTGGAAAGAATTAATATAGAGGCATGGACTACCTTTCAGAACCAAGACCATCACGCGCCAGAATTGAGTGTTTTGATATCAGCACAGTTAACACATGAAGACATCCCCCACCCCAGAACCTCTCATCCTTAGCCAGCACCAGTGATCACATCTCTCCAATTCCCCATATCTTCACACCTAAATCCTCCTCCAACACAAGCATCTCACATCTTTCTGGGACGAGTAAGTCATTCATTACCTTGGCTGAAGGGACGCATCCTTGGTGGTAGCCTTCACACCTTCCATGATGTAATTCTGGTATTTGGAACATGAAGCCACATGGGCTCGGATCTTAGATAGGATGTACTTGAATATAAAGAGCGGGACCAAGAGTTAGTGAGGAACTATTAAGAAATGATCCCAAACTAGGGGTAGGAGAACTAGATCACACGATGGGTTAACAATCAGAGAACTCCTGACTATGCCAGTGGGCAGAAACCAAACAGCTGCGGCCTTTCTCTATAGCGGGATGGCTGTTTCACCTTGCTTATATCTGCTTCCACTATGAGGTCACTCTCACCATCTGCTCTTGGCTTACTGACATTTTCCAAATCCAGTGatactttaaaaagtattctaAACTCTATTTTGTGCGTGTGTGATCTCTGTGGAGGACACACAAGGTGCTGGTCCTCTACCTTGAGACAAGGACTTTCATGACTATGTAAGCCAAGCTGGATGTCCCACAAGCTTCTGCTGATTCTCCTGTGGAATTACAGATTCTGCTATTGCCATCTCCCTGAACTCAGGCCTCAGGTGTCAGAATTAGGCACCAAGCACcattaactgctaagtcatctcactggccctacaCTCACACATTTGAATTTCTCTTACCTAGGCATGATAGTGCACATCTGTGATCTCAAAGACCCTGGGAGGGTAAGATAGGAAGACTACcaagagttccaggctagtttaACCTACACAGAGATGAATCGTATTTTGGTCTGCTTCCAACTGTACCTTTGTTGTTTTGCATTTATTACCCAAGTTGGCCTGAagaaatcctcttgtctcagcctccccaggaaAGAATAGAGACACATGCTAACACACTTGTGTGAGAACTCTTaaatatgcaaaatgagaaaggaggagagaaagatttGGGGGGCACATCTAACGTACAaccatctatttttattttgctttgtgacagggtctcatgtagttcaggctagttCAGGCTGACCCGGAACTTGGAatactcctgcctctaccttcccagtgttGGTTGgtattgcaggcatgtgccaatAACACACAGCTTTACAAACCttacagagaaaaattaaagcaCACAGGGGAGAAGAGTGTGCATGAGAAAAGAAAGATTGAAGTCAGTTTGTTGAGATTCAAAATGAAACTGTGAGGATACAGGGTTCCGATCCCAGATCTGTAGGCACTGGCCAGAGTGCACTGACTCAGATGCCAACCTTGGAGCTGGCCCAGAGCACTTAGACTCAACTGTCCACCCAGGAGCTTGAGAATAAATGTGGGAACGAGCCTATAAGAGTCTCCCTGTACACCCAAAACTAAAGCCCTCTGAACAGATGGAGGAAAAAGCTGTATCCATTCTATAGCCATCTACACTACAAAGCTCAAAGTTCAGAATTCAAGGTTATTCCCCTACAtactgagtctgagaccagcccaGGCTGCACGAGATCCTGGGTAAAAGAACGaagagaagagctggagagaaggctcagtggttaagagctctggcagctcttctagaggatccaggttcaattcccagcacccaatgggCAGCTGTCTATAGTCAGTTTCAGGACATCTGGCATCttcatgcagacatacatgaaggcaaaacaccaatacacataaaataaatcttaaaaaaaataaaagggaggcTTGCTAGGTATGATCACTCACATTcgtaatcctagcactttagaggtagaggcagaagatcaGTTTAAAGCCAACCTTGGTCATATgagactattttattttgtttttactttttaaaaaacaataaaggactggagagatggctcagcggttaagagcattgcctgctcttccaaaggtcctgagttcaattcccagcaacccacatggtggctcacaaccatctgtaatgaggtctggtgccctcttctggcctgtagggatacacacagacagaatatggtatacataaaaaaacaaaacaaaaaaagaaaacaataaaccaccaacctgggcatggtggtgtaaacatttaatcccagcactcaggaggcaaaggccggTGAATCTCCATGAATctcaggccagccttgtctatgaCACAAAAGAGctccaggacaatcaggactaTACAGAgtaaccttatctcaaaacaaagacaaaaacaaaccaaaaaacaaaaaccaaaaccagttggtggtggtggcagcgcacttgggaggcagaggcagatggatctctgtgagttcgaggccagcctggtctacaagagctagttccaggactgactccaaagcaacacagagaaaccctgtctcaaaaacaaaacaaaaaagaacaaaaataaaggcaACAAACCAAATAAGCCAACCAGGGATTAGCACTGAGATTGTCAGAGTAAACAAAAGATAATGAGATTCAGATGGTTGTGATGACTTGTGCCTATTAATTTTgtagcacttaagaggcagaggcagatggaactctGAGTTTAGTAAGTTCTGAGCTagccaggattacatagtgaaaccttgcctaaaaaagaaaaactaaaataacaagatGACATACAAAGCTATCTAGTTAGTAAAACAAGAATTTCAAatagaaaaagatgaaagaagcAAGGGTGTACcctgtgtgtttgtacacatttACACTGATGTCTGCCTAAAGGGTACAAAGTGCTGAGcagctttttaaatgtaaaactctggggctggagagatggctcagtggttaagagcattgcctgctcttccaaaggtcctgagttcaattcccagcaaccacatggtggctcacaaccatctgtaatgaggtctggtgccctcttctggcctacagatatacacacagacaaaatattgtatacataataaataaataaaatatttaaaaaaaaataaataaatgtaaaactctTCTCGGTGCCAGGATCACCAGTGTACACCACCACATAGCAAACTGACCCCCCTTTCAAGAAGGGATCTATGATGGAACACACagtggtgttttatttatttattttactgtctAGAATAAAAAATTGTATGACTTAAAAACCAACAAGGAAGATAAAGTACAAGTTATCTGTGCTCCCAGCAGTAGTGATTAGTGCAAGCACAGGGCACAGTGATATGTCCCTGAGAAAATGCACAGCACGACCACATTCCACTGGTAGGTAGACACTGCTGGTGCGCGCTCCACCTCACATCGACTCAGAAGTCTTTCGAGGGTTAAAACGGATTCAGTACATTTATAACTCtagtgatgatttttttctttttttgaagcaGTCTCATGTATACCAGGTTGGCTCTGAATTTCAGATCCTCCTATTACcacacagaatgctgggatggaacctagggcttCTTGCACGCTAGTAAGTACTCTACTGAATTATACCTACAGCACCAGATGTTTTGAGCcactaatttcattttatattttttaaaaataatgaaatacccTTATATCCtattaaaatagaaagcaaacaagagAGTTAACACTTTCTCACATAGGTCTTCGGTAACCCAAGCTGGTTTAGGACTCCTGACTTCGCTGCTTCTGTCCCCAAGTCCTGAGAGTAGAAGTGGTTACCACTCCCCAGCTGAAGATGGGTCTTTTATGAGGGTGGGGTTTATTCCTATAGATTTCAAAGGTAAAATGTATAAATTGCTAAACTAAATCAactcatggggaaaaaaaaacaacccagcaaGGTCATGGGTGGAAAAAACCCAGCAAGGtcatggggggaaaaaaaaacccagcccagCAGCACAGCGACCACCACAAACAGCAGGCATGCATTTGCGCTGTTAGTCACTCCTCGGCTCTAACTTTAGACATTTGTACCGTTTTACCATCTCATCACTGAAAGACAAGGACTCTCCACGTATGTCCACATACATTCTTACGGCAGCCATGGCAAGAAGTCTCTGTGCTCTCGATCTGTCGCTCGAGCTCCACAGCTCGGACGCCAGGTGCCAGAGCGCTGCGACACACCCCACAGACAGGTTTCTTCGGCTTCAGACATTCCTGCAGGCATGCAGAGCAAAAGCTAGAACAAGACATACAGAGAACCTGTCATGCAAAGAGACAAGACAACAAAAGTGGATCAACTCTTTAAAAGACACCAATGAATAATGGATTTGAACAGCCTACTTCCTACTCATTCAAATAAAATACTAAGTGCTTTCAGGACAGAAAAAAACTGCACACACACTCTACACTATGTAGAAAAAGGAATTATGCTTATTATGCTTGAGCCTTCAAAGCTTAGTTCCTGTCACTAGGGAGTCTTGGTGGGGTTTCCTGACCCCATTTGCTTCTGTGTGAAACTGAAGACATCATACCCACCTGGAGTATTGCTGGAGAACGGCCCATTAATAGCAAACACTTAGCTGGGTGTCATGCATGTGTGATACAGTATGTGGAACTGCTAACTCTCAGAGGTGAACGCAAAGCACGGGTACACACAAACTCAGGAGAGCTAATTATAACCCAAGAATGGGGCCCATCAGACCTCAGAGGCAGCCTCTGGATCAGCCTTAAAAAAATTGCAATAGACCGCTGGTgttagtggtgcatgcctttaatcctcaggaggcagaggcaggcagatctctgtgagtttgagaccagcctggtctacaagagctagttccaggataggctccaaagctacagagaaaccctgcctcgaaaaaccgaaaaaacaaacaacaacaacaacaaaaaacctgcaATAGACAAAGGAAGAATACTCTATGACCTCAAGCCAAAAATTGTTTTTCAGTCTATGCATGGTgtaggggaagaaaaagaaaaatttttttcagtcctagcactcgggcggcagaggtaggaggctctgagttcgaggccaacctggtttatatagcaagttccaggactgccagggctacacagagggagggaccctgcctcaaaaaacaaagcaaacaaatatcaATCCCAAATTCAAAAGGGTCAAGGGAACTTTACTCACAGGCAGGCAAACTAAACAATGAAAAGAGGATATTGGGGAGAGGGAGTGTTCAGGATGAAAATTCTCTAAGTACTCAGGAAACCAAATTCTAAAGTGTTTCTCGaaaggtggtggtagtgcatacctttaattccaatacttgggaggcaaaagttTTTCTCAAAAACAGGTCAAAGGTTTAAAGCAAGATACTAACATCAAATCCAAGTTTCAGGAAATTGGTTCTGGTGCACTGCAGACAGCAGCACACTTTCTGAATGTGAAGACTGACGAAGAAGACAGTGCAAACCTAACGAGTGACTCGGGCAGTCACAGAAGCacactgtgaggcagaggcagcaccTGCTGGCTCACTGagttggaagaagagaagagcaAGGGTGATGCTGAGGAGAAACACAGGAAGAATGGCTTTGAAGGCCAGGGCACCACACTACTCAGCCACTGACACATTGTGCAGTTCCATTGACAAAATCTGATGAAGAGCCCAGGATATGAATTTAAAGCACAGCTGATccgttttttatttcttttaagaaatctTTATCATTTGTTAGGCAAAATTCTAGTATAGACTGGGTGTCCTAGTCATTTACCTGAGGGCAGAGTGGTGAGTCTTTATGatgatacacacatgtacacataaattttgttttgagacagcatttctctgtgtaacaatcctggctgtcctggaacttgatttgtagactaggctggccttgaactcacagagagctgcctgtctctgcctcctgaatgctgggattaaagacactgACCACAATGTTATACTTTTAAATTGAAGAAACCACAGTCACTTCTTACGGTGATGGAGAATAAGGATAACACCACAGGAAGTGCCTCTGAGGAGGTGACACTGAACTGC
Proteins encoded in this window:
- the Rnf114 gene encoding E3 ubiquitin-protein ligase RNF114 gives rise to the protein MAAAQQGAHDGAAQSATPASDTDPLSRFTCPVCLEVFEKPMQVPCGHVFCSACLQECLKPKKPVCGVCRSALAPGVRAVELERQIESTETSCHGCRKNYILSKIRAHVASCSKYQNYIMEGVKATTKDASLQPRNIPNRYTFPCPYCPEKNFDQEGLVEHCKLSHSTDTKSVVCPICASMPWGDPSYRSANFMEHIQRRHRFSYDTFVDYDVDEDDMMNQVLQRSIIDQ